CGCCGCCAGGACCGGGGCCCTCGCCAATCGCTCGTGGGTCTCGGCCTCGACCCGGCGGATGGCCGCCGCGGCCGCGTCGACGTTGCCCTCGGCCAGCCGGAGCATGGCCAGCCCGGGCTGGGGGTCGTGTCCCCACTGGCTGGCCGTCGCGTAGGCATCGGCCGCATCGTCGAACTCGCCACGGAGGCGGTGCAGCTCGGCGCGCTGATAGTGAGCCGCACCGAGCGCGGGCTGACCTGCAGGCTCGGAGAGCCGGTCACACGCGCGCAGCACCTCGTCGAGGGCGTCGGTCCAGGCACCGTGGAGCCGCAGGATCTCGGCGCGGTGCACCAGGCACTGGCCCCGGTAGGGGACGAGGTCCGGTTGCTGTTCACACCAGCGGGTCAGGGCGTCGGTCCACTCGTGGGCCCGCCGCATCTCGAAGGTCTGTTGGCAAGCTTCGATCACCGCGCAGTAGACGATTCCCGCGACCGTCGGCGAAACCTCGTCGGCGACGACGGCGATCATCACCTCGTCGAGGATCGCCATGCCCTCCTCGGCGTCGCCCATCATGATCAGCGCCTGGCCGCTGCCGAGCCGCCCGAGGGTCGAGAGGTCGACCTCGTCGAATCGTCGTCCAGCATCTGCGGCCGCGGTGAAGCACTCCAGGGCCCGGTCCGGATCCCCCGCGCCCAGTGCCTGCAACCCCGCGGGGATCAGCAGGTACCCGACTTCTGCACAGTCACCCAGCTCGTCGACGAGGCGCTGAGCCCGGCCGAACCACCCGCCCGCCTGGGCCATGTCACCCCGGTTGGCCAACTGGAACCCGAGCCAGAA
Above is a window of Acidimicrobiales bacterium DNA encoding:
- a CDS encoding LuxR C-terminal-related transcriptional regulator; its protein translation is MNADDELDRGVHAFGERRWADARRALADAPPEELAAQDLERLAVASFLTGDDEESGAAWADAHQRHLDDGEPARAARCAFWLGFQLANRGDMAQAGGWFGRAQRLVDELGDCAEVGYLLIPAGLQALGAGDPDRALECFTAAADAGRRFDEVDLSTLGRLGSGQALIMMGDAEEGMAILDEVMIAVVADEVSPTVAGIVYCAVIEACQQTFEMRRAHEWTDALTRWCEQQPDLVPYRGQCLVHRAEILRLHGAWTDALDEVLRACDRLSEPAGQPALGAAHYQRAELHRLRGEFDDAADAYATASQWGHDPQPGLAMLRLAEGNVDAAAAAIRRVEAETHERLARAPVLAAAVEILLAADDVAEAAHCARELDELASARSIAYLRAMADAALGAVYLAEDDPTSALGSLRRATEGWNALGARYDGARTRVLIARTCQQLGDADTAEVEFAVARRIFEELGAAPDLARIGEGPGHGGSTRHGLTARELEVLSHLSAGSTNKAIAAELVLSERTVERHVSNIFAKLGVSTRAAATAFAHRHRMV